One genomic window of Conger conger chromosome 7, fConCon1.1, whole genome shotgun sequence includes the following:
- the LOC133133218 gene encoding F-box only protein 40-like, translated as MGRNRNSAVGLHRHCETCYSQRCRAPVEISVSCITISCRLLCSAVFHLCKEEEHQLLCPNEKVPCLNAHYGCPFTMVRSKQAQHLEVCPASVVCCSLEWNRWPMEDMNAVFYDKILKEQHSEEQLDLSMALRDQTHLFSSLKMKVIFAELTKNAEEPCPVEVSGAVGGMASEDGAGTSIQSGASLYLHPNDPEMQELTQEEREALARDRKVTGLKNYSLWEKMFSMDKGGCDYAVQAMSNEKPVEKTSSSQQMTVLQEVPQENYSSDITMLTDVTETDLDSWEKGAINSQEKGASMPENIKYVAQNGKIMVEIGQVAPCAPKPKHFVYTYLEPMQIKTVRTFKIPTSFREKQSRIRNPSNIRKISKAVDTSDLGVCMEDIPKWDEIQATLLCTLEKEQRGHLISEPGSADALLSDIGTQTYHFLSTPFKQDDTLADIAANRALKLHVQIHAECVTNRHNKVSSAFTFLCGHFYRRDEFPSHFKNVHLDIQSGLNGWFEQRCPLAYLGCTYSQKRFQPSTHRAIVTYNQVLSTFTLRPEVSPSLYQGIRTVIPERKRARNFDSLSRLPFEVLVHIASFLDSFTLYQLALVSRLMRDVCEALLQVRGMVSLKWEKKTYTHGRSSWKSRKKVWQFSNLSSAVERWSFDNNIPSMAQHLMVCPFYQTEDKKQPAALVSMCDHKQEGKKHHSLVAMFLSDK; from the coding sequence GGCAGGAACAGGAATTCTGCTGTGGGCCTGCACAGGCACTGCGAGACATGCTATAGCCAGCGCTGCAGGGCCCCCGTGGAGATCTCAGTCTCTTGTATAACCATCAGCTGCCGTCTGCTCTGTAGCGCTGTCTTCCACCTGTGCAAGGAGGAGGAGCACCAGCTCCTCTGCCCCAATGAGAAGGTGCCCTGCCTCAATGCCCACTATGGCTGCCCCTTCACCATGGTCCGCTCCAAACAGGCCCAGCACCTAGAGGTATGCCCGGCGAGTGTGGTctgctgctccctggagtgGAACCGCTGGCCCATGGAGGATATGAATGCGGTCTTCTATgacaaaatcctgaaggagcAGCACTCTGAGGAGCAGCTGGACCTCTCCATGGCACTCAGAGACCAGACGCATCTTTTCAGCTCTCTGAAAATGAAGGTCATTTTTGCTGAGCTGACCAAGAATGCGGAGGAACCCTGCCCTGTGGAAGTTTCTGGGGCGGTGGGTGGCATGGCCTCAGAGGATGGGgctggcacttccattcaatcCGGCGCATCGCTGTATTTACACCCCAATGACCCAGAAATGCAAGAGTTGACCCAAGAAGAACGTGAGGCTCTGGCCAgggacaggaaagtgacagggTTGAAGAACTACAGCTTGTGGGAGAAAATGTTCAGCATGGATAAGGGTGGCTGTGACTATGCTGTTCAGGCTATGAGCAATGAGAAACCCGTTGagaagacatcatcatcacagCAAATGACTGTGCTACAGGAAGTGCCTCAGGAGAACTATAGCAGTGATATCACCATGCTCACTGATGTCACCGAAACAGACTTGGATTCTTGGGAGAAGGGAGCTATCAACAGCCAAGAGAAAGGGGCCAGTATGCCAGAGAACATTAAGTACGTGGCGCAGAATGGGAAAATAATGGTTGAAATTGGGCAGGTTGCCCCTTGTGCTCCCAAACCAAAGCACTTTGTTTACACTTACCTGGAACCCATGCAGATCAAAACTGTCCGAACCTTTAAAATCCCCACCAGCTTCCGGGAGAAGCAGAGCCGCATCCGGAACCCTTCAAATATCCGGAAGATAAGCAAAGCTGTGGACACGTCCGATCTAGGAGTCTGCATGGAAGACATTCCAAAATGGGATGAGATTCAAGCAACCTTGCTATGTACTTTGGAGAAGGAGCAGAGAGGGCATTTAATTTCTGAGCCTGGTTCAGCAGATGCCCTGCTTTCTGACATAGGAACTCAGACATATCACTTCCTTTCCACACCATTCAAGCAAGATGACACCCTAGCAGACATTGCTGCCAATAGGGCTTTGAAGCTGCATGTACAGATCCATGCTGAGTGTGTGACCAATCGGCACAACAAGGTGAGCTCTGCATTCACCTTTCTGTGTGGCCATTTCTACCGTCGTGATGAGTTTCCCTCACACTTCAAGAATGTTCACTTGGACATCCAGTCAGGCCTGAACGGCTGGTTCGAGCAGCGCTGCCCCCTGGCATACCTTGGCTGCACTTACAGTCAAAAGAGGTTCCAGCCTTCCACCCACAGAGCCATAGTTACCTACAACCAGGTGCTTAGCACCTTTACCCTGAGACCAGAGGTCTCGCCCTCACTATATCAAGGAATTCGAACTGTCATCCCGGAAAGAAAGCGTGCCCGAAATTTTGACTCCCTCAGTAGACTGCCCTTTGAGGTCCTGGTGCACATTGCTAGCTTCTTGGACAGCTTCACTCTGTACCAACTGGCCCTGGTCTCCAGGCTGATGAGAGATGTCTGTGAGGCTCTCCTGCAGGTCAGGGGCATGGTCTCCCTAAAGTGGGAGAAAAAGACATACACTCATGGAAGGTCCTCCTGGAAATCCAGGAAGAAG